The nucleotide window GTCTCACCAAGAACGATAACAGCGGTTCCAGCGTCACATCGTCCCGGCCAGCTAATGCTACGCGTAAGGCATCGCGATATATGAGTTCTTGTATCAGGGCGAAAGTACTTGTTAGTCTGACGGTCTACATAACACAAAAAGGACAAACATGAGCGGCTGCAACCAGTGTTCCGTTTCAAGCCTAAAATGCCATTGACATACCTTTTTCAAACTAGAATCCAAGGCAGCCTGGTATTTGAAGCTCTTCAAGAACCTATCAaactccttcaacttcttcttgcGGCGAGTCTCGACCCTGAACTCATGCACATGACCCTTCGCAGGTCCCAaatctttcttcttggctttgacgtGTCCTTGTCCGAAGATCGATTCCATATCCGCGAAATACTCATACGAGCCTCCCACTATCGACAAGTTCTTCTGtccatctgcatcatccttgatctcacTCGCTTTCtgatctcttctcctcacGCTGAGTGTCCCATCCGTCAAACCAGCTGCGATGTGGGTATCGTCCGGCGAAACTGCCAGACTGAGTATCGGGGCGGGGTATCTCATCGTATGGACCACTTTCCAATCTTCGATATCGTACATCTTCACCATCGTATCCAGACTTCCAGTCAATACCCTCTTTTTCTCCCCGTCGAAGGACAAGCACGTTATTGTCTTTTGATGATTCGATAGAGCCCTCAAGCATTTATTTGACATGGTCAGATCCCACAACCTCAGTATTGGTCCTCCGACTGATATCCCAACTCCACCAGAATCGAAAATACCGATATCTTCCACCGGGGATCCACCGTGTCGCATCGTGATGACGTTCGATGTGTCTTCGGGTAACCGAACGTCGTGTAGACGTATGGTCGAGTCGTATGAACCGGAAAGTAACAAGGAAGGATTGGACGGATGGAATTTGACTGATCGGACGTAATCTGTATGCGAAGACATTGTATTCAGACATGTTTGAGTGGAAAGGTCCCATAACTTGACGGTGGTGTCATCGGACCCCGATACGATTTGAGGTGAATGCGGCGAGAAATGGGTCACTCGAACGGGTCTAAACAGGTCATCGAGATTAGCTCAAAATCCGATGGCGTGTTTGTCCAGAAACGCACAGCGACAGGCGAGGTCGATGTGATGTGTTGATGAGAGGGAAGGGATGATCAAGTCTTATACTAACTGGTTATGctccttcatcgtcctcagCACCGCTCTACTATTGATATCGAAAACCTGTATCTGTCCCTCATCGTCTCCGGCAACCAACAGtttcccatccttcctgaATTCTCCACTTCGAGCCGTATCCCTGAACCTCGATATCGTCTTGACCACTTTCCCCGTCTTGGGCGCGTATATCAGCACTCGTGTCGACGAAGTCACTGCATATCGATGAGGTTTCGTAGGGTTGAAATGGATGTGCGTTATCGCAGATGGGTGTTTTATGAATAAGGGGTGTTTGAACGAGTGAAAGTGACGGGAATGAGGATTTATAGATGAGCCTTGACGAGGCGCTGAGGGTAGCGTTTGAGTGGGTAAGAAGTCCATGATGAACCTCACAGGCTATAGCCTTCGATACCTGCGGATGAGGTTTGAAGCTGGAGATGTTTTGCCTTCGTTTTCGGTGGATCGCAGGTGGGTTTGAAGTATGAGccgatggtccagcttccttgatctcgtatCGTTCTACTCAGCCTTCGACCTTCGACCTTCAGTAGTAGTGATTCCGTGTGCTGCTTTCGACTTGTTGTATGATCCTACAATGATCTATGTTCCTCTAAGACTgcttgtcatcatcgtctacaTGCTTCTCATCAGTAAACTTTGTTATACCTCCACCAACCTTCCTTTCGGAAATCTTGCCTGAGCTCAAACCAAAAATACTTGAATTTATTCATCAACCCAATTTAAACACGTGCTGAACATCAGCTTAAATTGATCCCGAGATCTACCTGCTAGTCGATTTTTTTCGGAATTCTCGAGTGAATACGAATCTGATGTGATGGGCGATGAGAGATGCATCATCAACGTTTGcgtgatcactcacttgctgGAATTTCCGAATCTCATCAATAATACTCGACTCGAGATCCATAAAAACAAAAGATCAGTCATCGTTCTTCCATTGACGATACAATCATAAAAGGCTACCTCAGTCACTTATCtatcttcatcgataccccttGCCAACGAccagaaaagaaaagagaaaacaGCTGTAGATCAGCTctaatcaatcgatcaacgcCCTCCCCACTCTGacaatcaccatcaagtAGCCAACACCACCAAGTACACAATGTCCAACTCTGTTCCTGTACCAGGTCGAAGACCCTCTGTCTCTGCTTCCGATCCTCCTAACTTGTGAGTATATTCTGTAAGCACGCCATCATCACCTTTTCATCGATGTAGTCCAGACTATCTCGGCGAGAACGGCGGCCGAGTCAAGGGAGCTTAGCGGGGAACGTGTATGATTACTACGCATGCTTAGGACATCGCTTGGAGATTTGCGGGGCATATCTCCACAAATGCCATCGCGCTCTTCATGCCATTCCTCTCATCTGTTTCACTTTCCTCCATCATACGAAATCGCTGGTAACAAGATGCTAATCCCTTCACCGTCATCTAGCATCCCCATCCCAACCAACACCCGAGGtcttcccatctcctcatACGGcgctcaatctcctccaGCGTCCTCCAACATCGCCGCGAGTTTCGGTACTTCTCCCCGAGCCGCCTACTCAacctccccttccacctcaaGCCATGTTCGAGGTGCTTCCGGCTCTTTGACCAATGCTTTCTCAGGTATGGCCAGGCAATTGACTGCCTTCTTACCTAAGACGTATCCTCTAGAGGAAGAACCCGAGAAAAGACAGGGTACCACCAAAGTCTTGTTATTGGAGAATATCAATTTGGACGCTGCTGAGTTCTTGAAAAACCAGGgtttcgaggtgagtcgatttcCAGTGAATACAAGGCACCTCGTATCTAGCCGCAACCAGGCAACGGTCACACTTGCAAAGGTTTCTGATAATCGTCGAGGCAACCGCTAAATATTTGATTAATCCATTGCTCAGGTTGACCACGTCACCAAAGCCTGGTCTGAAGAAGAGCTCATCTCCAAACTGCCGGCGTACCAAGCCATTGGTATCCGAtccaagaccaagatcacCCAAAAAGTCATCGATGCCAATCCTCAGCTGCTCGTCATCGGTTGTTTCTGTATCGGTACCAACCAAGTTGACCTCGAACATGCCGCTAGAAGAGGTATCGCTGTCTTCAATTCCCCTTACGCCAACTCTCGATCCGTCGCCGAATTAGTCATCTCCGAGATCATCGCTTTGTCCAGGCAAATCGTCGACAGGACACACGAGATGCGAGCTGGTATCTGGAACAAGATCAGTAAGAACTGCTGGGAGATCCGGGGAAAGACCATCGGTATTGTCGGATACGGTCATATCGGATCCCAATTATCCGTTCTTGCCGAGTCGTTCGGTATGCAAGTGGTTTACTACGATGTTATCCCCATCATGCCGCTGGGTACCGCTCGACAAGTCGACAGCTTAGAAGAACTTTTGGGTAAAGCGGATTTCGTTACCCTCCACGTCCCCGAGATCCCCGacaccatcaacatgatTGGCGAGGCTCAATTCGCTCAGATGAAATCTGGCGCCTTCTTTATCAACAACGCCCGAGGTAAAGT belongs to Kwoniella dejecticola CBS 10117 chromosome 10, complete sequence and includes:
- a CDS encoding phosphoglycerate dehydrogenase encodes the protein MSNSVPVPGRRPSVSASDPPNFIPIPTNTRGLPISSYGAQSPPASSNIAASFGTSPRAAYSTSPSTSSHVRGASGSLTNAFSGMARQLTAFLPKTYPLEEEPEKRQGTTKVLLLENINLDAAEFLKNQGFEVDHVTKAWSEEELISKLPAYQAIGIRSKTKITQKVIDANPQLLVIGCFCIGTNQVDLEHAARRGIAVFNSPYANSRSVAELVISEIIALSRQIVDRTHEMRAGIWNKISKNCWEIRGKTIGIVGYGHIGSQLSVLAESFGMQVVYYDVIPIMPLGTARQVDSLEELLGKADFVTLHVPEIPDTINMIGEAQFAQMKSGAFFINNARGKVVDLNALASALESKHLAGAAVDVFPKEPGSNGPGFNETLGEFIPRLRNVSNLILTPHIGGSTEEAQRAIGSEVSNAVYRYLTFGCSLGSVNFPEVDLRSITTNDERHIRVCHVHRNEPGVLKQINNILADHNIEKQFTDSKGDIAYLMADISGVGQEEVEGIYSAIKNTRANILTRLLCECPLVLHR